Proteins encoded within one genomic window of Brachybacterium avium:
- a CDS encoding ArsR/SmtB family transcription factor: MSPTTPTRPESIPTPSVGPGTPEHGAKPGSGASSCEPGASAALDCCALGAGPIGAAEAEHLALRLKALSDPTRLQLLSHVAARGCGDVCACDLTAPLGISQPTVSHHMKKLVEAGLLTREQKGRWAHYSVVPSAFAELRAFLDLG; encoded by the coding sequence ATGTCCCCCACCACGCCCACCCGCCCGGAGAGCATCCCGACGCCGAGCGTCGGACCGGGAACCCCGGAGCACGGTGCGAAGCCCGGTTCGGGCGCCTCGTCCTGCGAGCCGGGCGCGTCGGCCGCACTAGACTGCTGTGCGCTCGGCGCCGGCCCGATCGGCGCCGCGGAGGCGGAGCATCTGGCCCTGCGGCTGAAGGCGCTCTCGGACCCGACCCGGCTCCAGCTGCTGTCCCATGTGGCCGCGCGCGGCTGCGGGGACGTGTGCGCCTGCGATCTCACCGCGCCGCTCGGGATCTCTCAGCCCACCGTCAGCCACCACATGAAGAAGCTGGTCGAGGCCGGTCTGCTGACCCGCGAGCAGAAGGGGCGCTGGGCGCACTACTCGGTGGTCCCGTCGGCCTTCGCGGAGCTGCGCGCCTTCCTCGACCTCGGCTGA
- a CDS encoding LrgB family protein, giving the protein MSTLIHLPVFGLVLTLGAYLVAYWLYHRLGRPGVLSPVLVTVAIVATVLELTGLPYAVYLEQVSLLTMLLGPATVALALPLLRNGRALAGSAPAVIAALVAGGVFSIAITVGVLQLFGVGDDVLLAALPRSVTSPVGLSIAEALHASVPLAIVLTMVSGVLGAAFGPALLSLARVRDERARGFAVGLTSHGIGTSRVLAESTVAGGWSSAAMVMNALVMTIVLPIVAALVAG; this is encoded by the coding sequence ATGAGCACCCTCATCCACCTGCCCGTCTTCGGGCTCGTCCTCACCCTCGGCGCCTACCTGGTCGCGTACTGGCTCTACCACCGGCTGGGCCGGCCCGGCGTGCTCTCCCCGGTGCTGGTCACCGTCGCGATCGTCGCGACGGTGCTGGAGCTGACCGGCCTGCCGTACGCGGTCTATCTCGAGCAGGTGAGCCTGCTGACGATGCTCCTCGGCCCCGCCACGGTCGCCCTCGCCCTGCCGCTTTTGCGCAACGGTCGGGCGCTGGCCGGCTCGGCGCCGGCGGTGATCGCCGCCCTGGTGGCCGGCGGGGTGTTCAGCATCGCGATCACCGTCGGCGTCCTGCAGCTCTTCGGTGTCGGGGACGACGTGCTGCTCGCGGCGCTGCCCCGCTCGGTGACCTCACCCGTCGGGCTGTCGATCGCCGAGGCGCTGCATGCCTCGGTGCCGCTCGCGATCGTGCTCACCATGGTCTCCGGGGTGCTGGGCGCGGCCTTCGGGCCCGCGCTGCTGTCGCTCGCGCGAGTGCGGGACGAGCGGGCGCGCGGCTTCGCCGTCGGCCTCACGTCCCACGGCATCGGCACCTCGCGGGTGCTCGCCGAATCCACTGTGGCCGGTGGCTGGTCCAGCGCCGCCATGGTGATGAACGCACTGGTCATGACGATCGTGCTGCCGATCGTGGCGGCGCTGGTCGCGGGCTGA
- a CDS encoding CidA/LrgA family protein — protein MSRAALLPPVLLGLVVLLLAQMVGLAASALWGIPVPGVVLGILLLVLLGILRPTRAVVRAAEPAATPLLAHLQLLFVPPCVGIILELRTLAENALPLALAVGGSFLVPLIVSGMVLQALLRRQDRRRGAEAPA, from the coding sequence ATGTCACGCGCCGCCCTCCTGCCTCCCGTGCTGCTCGGCCTCGTGGTCCTGCTGCTCGCGCAGATGGTGGGCCTGGCCGCGTCGGCGCTGTGGGGCATCCCTGTACCCGGGGTGGTCCTCGGGATCCTGCTGCTCGTGCTGCTCGGGATCCTCCGGCCCACCCGCGCGGTGGTCCGGGCGGCCGAGCCGGCCGCCACCCCGCTGCTCGCCCACCTGCAGCTGCTGTTCGTCCCGCCCTGTGTCGGGATCATCCTGGAGCTGCGGACCCTCGCCGAGAACGCGCTGCCGCTCGCGCTCGCCGTCGGCGGCTCCTTCCTGGTGCCGCTGATCGTCTCCGGGATGGTGCTGCAGGCTCTGCTGCGCCGCCAGGACCGCCGACGGGGCGCGGAGGCACCGGCATGA
- a CDS encoding RES family NAD+ phosphorylase has product MKVPALVSFPDGLWRVHKFEYGPLNPPQRSGTPDLAWSRFDIPGWAVVYGATSRQGAFLEALSYAETSPLELDELFDDDDAESVSTQWEDLGHMAPGRIARQWRDVRRITRISPRQPSTGVVIDLLDSATISFLRATAESWAPGQFRENPRSIDVSSLTGNDRVFTTQVAWWLSRTTLPSGELPIGLRYSSRHGQEVGCYALWVDLDRFGPAEDVVDAVATEYEAGRDTVIDANDRDLRAAASLLDLKVF; this is encoded by the coding sequence GTGAAGGTTCCCGCGCTGGTCTCGTTCCCCGATGGGCTGTGGCGGGTCCACAAGTTCGAGTACGGTCCGCTGAATCCTCCGCAGCGCTCCGGGACACCTGACCTGGCTTGGAGCAGGTTCGATATACCTGGCTGGGCCGTCGTCTATGGGGCCACCTCGCGGCAGGGAGCCTTTCTGGAGGCTCTCTCGTATGCGGAAACCTCACCCCTGGAACTCGATGAGCTCTTCGACGATGACGACGCGGAATCGGTCTCGACTCAGTGGGAGGACCTCGGGCACATGGCTCCGGGACGAATCGCCCGTCAGTGGCGAGACGTCCGGCGCATCACGAGAATCTCACCGCGACAGCCGTCGACGGGCGTGGTGATCGATCTGTTGGATTCCGCGACGATCAGTTTTCTGAGGGCAACCGCAGAATCCTGGGCGCCTGGGCAGTTCCGTGAGAATCCTCGGAGCATCGATGTCTCATCGTTGACAGGAAATGACCGAGTCTTCACCACTCAGGTTGCCTGGTGGCTGAGTCGCACCACGCTTCCGTCCGGCGAGTTGCCGATCGGACTCAGGTACTCCTCTCGTCATGGACAGGAGGTGGGGTGCTATGCGCTGTGGGTTGATCTGGATCGGTTCGGCCCGGCCGAAGACGTCGTGGACGCCGTCGCGACGGAGTACGAAGCCGGTCGGGACACAGTGATCGATGCGAATGATCGGGACCTGCGAGCGGCTGCTTCGCTCCTCGACCTCAAGGTGTTCTGA
- a CDS encoding AbgT family transporter: protein MSAPSTSQTKAGLAGRILNEVEWAGNKLPEPFMLFLILFAITGVVSTAMAWVDVSVTVPGTDEPTVIQAGSPVRA from the coding sequence TTGAGCGCCCCCAGCACATCGCAGACGAAGGCCGGCCTGGCCGGCAGGATCCTGAACGAGGTCGAATGGGCGGGCAACAAGCTGCCCGAGCCGTTCATGCTGTTCCTGATCCTCTTCGCGATCACCGGCGTGGTCTCCACTGCGATGGCCTGGGTGGACGTCTCCGTCACAGTGCCCGGAACAGACGAGCCCACGGTCATCCAGGCCGGTTCACCGGTGAGGGCATGA
- a CDS encoding M20 family metallopeptidase produces MSTESTASLGAQHSEVSTAYLTQLDEEREAAMRSSSHPGSSFAGAAEALHAQLERQITADAGEMVELMLDLAEHPEVAFEEHRSARAIADHLAARGIEAQVGVHGLATAVRAEIRGAGGEEPDAPTLAILSEYDALPGIGHGCGHNVIAVMGLGAFLALAALAEADPSAVPGRVVFLGTPAEEGHTGKEYMASEGAFEGLDAVVMAHPYGYDLADQTWLGRRTLTVEYHGHTAHASAQPYMGRNALDAASLMYQGVGLMRQQTPPTDRIHAVIREGGERASVIPDHARLDLYVRSQRPETLRDLSQRVEDVARGAALMAGVGVCVRWDEHPPSLPVRTNEALTGRWVQAQRRRGRDPLPHGVVSPSLAASTDFGNVSYRVPGMHPVIRIAPSQTALHTREFAACAVSDQARAAAADGAYGLAATVLDVLHDPELAREVTEEFAAAGGAIDVPGFFD; encoded by the coding sequence ATGTCCACAGAGTCGACGGCGTCTCTCGGCGCTCAGCATTCCGAGGTGTCCACCGCCTATCTCACGCAGCTCGACGAGGAGCGTGAGGCGGCGATGCGCAGCTCCTCCCATCCCGGCTCCTCCTTCGCAGGCGCCGCCGAAGCGCTCCACGCGCAGCTCGAGCGGCAGATCACTGCCGATGCCGGGGAGATGGTCGAGCTGATGCTCGACCTCGCGGAGCATCCTGAGGTCGCCTTCGAGGAGCACCGCTCCGCCCGCGCCATCGCCGATCATCTCGCCGCCCGCGGCATCGAGGCGCAGGTGGGGGTGCACGGCCTGGCGACCGCGGTCCGTGCGGAGATCCGTGGCGCCGGAGGCGAGGAGCCCGACGCGCCCACCCTCGCGATCCTCTCCGAGTACGACGCGCTGCCCGGCATCGGCCACGGCTGCGGCCACAACGTCATCGCCGTGATGGGGCTGGGTGCCTTCCTAGCCCTGGCGGCGCTCGCGGAGGCCGACCCGTCGGCCGTGCCCGGGCGGGTGGTGTTCCTCGGGACCCCTGCCGAGGAGGGGCATACCGGGAAGGAGTACATGGCCAGCGAGGGGGCGTTCGAGGGGCTGGACGCCGTGGTGATGGCTCATCCCTACGGCTACGACCTGGCCGATCAGACCTGGCTGGGCCGGCGGACCCTCACCGTCGAGTACCACGGGCACACCGCTCACGCCTCCGCCCAGCCATACATGGGCCGCAACGCCCTGGACGCGGCGAGCCTGATGTACCAGGGCGTCGGCCTGATGCGTCAGCAGACCCCGCCCACCGATCGCATCCACGCGGTGATCCGTGAGGGCGGAGAGCGGGCGAGCGTCATCCCCGACCACGCCAGGCTCGACCTGTATGTGCGCTCCCAGCGCCCCGAGACCCTCCGGGACCTCTCGCAGCGGGTGGAGGACGTGGCCCGCGGCGCCGCGCTGATGGCCGGGGTCGGGGTGTGCGTGCGCTGGGACGAGCATCCGCCGTCGCTGCCGGTGCGCACCAATGAGGCGCTCACCGGGCGCTGGGTCCAGGCGCAGCGCCGACGCGGCCGCGACCCGCTGCCGCACGGCGTGGTCTCTCCCTCGCTCGCGGCCTCCACCGACTTCGGCAACGTCAGCTACCGCGTACCGGGCATGCATCCGGTGATCCGGATCGCCCCCTCGCAGACCGCGCTCCACACCCGGGAGTTCGCGGCCTGCGCGGTCTCCGATCAGGCGCGCGCCGCCGCGGCCGACGGGGCCTACGGCCTCGCCGCGACCGTGCTCGATGTCCTGCACGATCCGGAGCTGGCCCGTGAGGTCACCGAGGAGTTCGCGGCGGCGGGCGGCGCGATCGACGTCCCCGGCTTCTTCGACTGA
- a CDS encoding sodium-dependent transporter produces the protein MSATSPSAGTTDRRADRGAFAGRTTFIFAAIGSAVGLGNIWRFPAVAYENGGGAFILPYLVALLTAGIPLLFLDYAIGHRWRGSAPAAWRRFTRWTEFIGWWQVLIALVIALYYALILAWATNYTIFSIDQRWGDDAGAFFGEYTQALGGADATVAFDFVPAVLISMIVVWLAVIVVMALGVQRGIAAASVIFIPLLIIMFIILVVRSLFLPGAIDGLDAFFQPNWGALTDAKVWIAAYGQIFFSLSVAFGIMLTYSSYLKKKTDLTGSGLVVGFANSGFELLAGIGVFSALGFMAQAQGVAIDEVVTDGVGLAFIAFPTIISEAPAGAIIGVLFFGSLVLAGFTSMISIVEVVISAVQDKFGMARIPATLAVSIPMAVVSIILFSTTMGLPLLDVMDKWVNEYGIVAAAAVSTIVVSYLVRGLPTLRDHLNRYGTFPIGKIWMLCVAVIAPLVLGVSLVLSTYDLVTSETTYSEYPGWFNLVFGWLMAISLVVIAILLSLIPWSRSSNLYKADSDGDPIAPEAVPGKGLVADPSATTPHELRSAP, from the coding sequence ATGAGTGCAACGTCCCCCTCGGCCGGCACCACCGACAGACGCGCGGATCGCGGCGCGTTCGCCGGCCGGACGACCTTCATCTTCGCGGCCATCGGCTCGGCCGTCGGGCTCGGCAACATCTGGCGTTTCCCCGCAGTCGCCTACGAGAACGGCGGCGGCGCGTTCATCCTGCCGTACCTGGTCGCCCTGCTGACCGCGGGCATCCCGCTGCTCTTCCTCGACTACGCGATCGGGCACCGCTGGCGCGGCTCCGCCCCCGCCGCCTGGCGCCGCTTCACCCGCTGGACCGAGTTCATCGGCTGGTGGCAGGTGCTGATCGCCCTGGTCATCGCGCTGTACTACGCACTGATCCTGGCCTGGGCCACGAACTACACGATCTTCTCCATCGACCAGCGCTGGGGCGATGACGCCGGAGCCTTCTTCGGCGAGTACACCCAGGCGCTCGGTGGGGCCGACGCCACGGTCGCCTTCGACTTCGTGCCGGCCGTGCTGATCTCGATGATCGTGGTGTGGCTCGCGGTGATCGTGGTGATGGCCCTGGGCGTGCAGCGAGGCATCGCCGCCGCCTCGGTCATCTTCATCCCGCTGCTGATCATCATGTTCATCATCCTGGTGGTGCGCTCGCTGTTCCTGCCCGGCGCGATCGACGGCCTGGACGCGTTCTTCCAGCCCAACTGGGGCGCCCTGACGGACGCCAAGGTGTGGATCGCCGCCTACGGGCAGATCTTCTTCTCGCTGTCCGTGGCGTTCGGCATCATGCTCACCTACTCCTCGTACCTGAAGAAGAAGACCGACCTCACCGGCTCCGGCCTGGTGGTCGGCTTCGCGAACTCGGGCTTCGAGCTCCTCGCCGGCATCGGTGTGTTCTCGGCACTGGGCTTCATGGCCCAGGCCCAGGGCGTCGCCATCGACGAGGTCGTCACCGACGGCGTGGGCCTGGCGTTCATCGCCTTCCCGACCATCATCAGCGAGGCCCCGGCGGGCGCCATCATCGGGGTGCTGTTCTTCGGCTCCCTGGTGCTGGCCGGCTTCACCTCGATGATCTCGATCGTCGAGGTGGTCATCTCCGCCGTCCAGGACAAGTTCGGCATGGCGCGCATTCCCGCGACCCTGGCGGTCAGCATCCCGATGGCCGTGGTCTCCATCATCCTGTTCTCCACCACGATGGGTCTGCCGCTGCTGGACGTGATGGACAAGTGGGTCAACGAGTACGGCATCGTCGCGGCCGCGGCCGTGTCCACGATCGTCGTCTCCTACCTGGTGCGGGGCCTGCCCACGCTGCGCGACCACCTCAACCGGTACGGCACCTTCCCGATCGGGAAGATCTGGATGCTGTGCGTGGCGGTGATCGCCCCGCTGGTGCTCGGTGTCTCGCTGGTCCTCAGCACCTACGACCTGGTCACCTCCGAGACCACGTACAGCGAGTACCCCGGCTGGTTCAACCTCGTGTTCGGATGGCTGATGGCGATCAGCCTCGTGGTCATCGCGATCCTCCTGTCGCTGATCCCGTGGTCGAGGAGCTCCAACCTGTACAAGGCGGATTCCGACGGCGACCCGATCGCCCCGGAGGCCGTCCCCGGCAAGGGCCTGGTGGCGGACCCCTCCGCCACCACCCCGCACGAGTTGCGCTCGGCGCCCTGA
- a CDS encoding methionine/alanine import family NSS transporter small subunit: MSISAIIMMIVAIVTVWGGLTAAIINLSRHPEADD; the protein is encoded by the coding sequence ATGTCCATCTCCGCCATCATCATGATGATCGTTGCGATCGTGACCGTCTGGGGCGGCCTCACCGCCGCCATCATCAACCTCTCCCGCCACCCCGAGGCCGACGACTGA
- the tyrS gene encoding tyrosine--tRNA ligase gives MTPTPDGPDAREQQSAVSTGRSVARPVLTEQQLRENADSFLTQVTRVLRSEPELLEIRRNSEWFDEIGVAGLLSELSLVTHAHLVSRDMFRARISDGTEIAMHELIYPVLQGFDSVALESDLTIVGSDQLFNEAMARELQVKHGQAPQTIITSTVTPGLDGGPKQSKSMNNYVGLCAAPDEKFGRLMTLQDELVGLWARVYSDLPLAVTEELGGRALAGGIAARDAKLDLAEAIVRRHDGASAARRSREEFLRIFSLKEQPQEMAPLALGGKAMTALEMVTTARPELSRSQARRLLAGGGVELDGRRLTHPEEVLTPVETQVLRAGRRRWFRLEGATPEERF, from the coding sequence CTGACGCCCACCCCGGACGGCCCCGACGCCCGAGAGCAGCAATCGGCAGTCAGCACCGGCCGCAGCGTCGCTCGCCCGGTCCTCACCGAGCAGCAGCTCCGCGAGAACGCCGACTCGTTCCTGACACAGGTCACCCGGGTGCTGCGCTCCGAACCGGAGCTGCTGGAGATCCGCCGGAACTCCGAGTGGTTCGACGAGATCGGCGTCGCAGGTCTGCTCTCCGAGCTGAGCCTGGTCACGCACGCACACCTCGTCTCCCGGGACATGTTCCGTGCGCGGATCAGTGACGGCACCGAGATCGCGATGCATGAGCTGATCTACCCCGTGCTGCAGGGCTTCGACTCCGTGGCTCTGGAGTCCGACCTGACGATCGTGGGCTCCGACCAGCTGTTCAACGAGGCGATGGCCCGTGAGCTGCAGGTCAAGCACGGCCAGGCGCCGCAGACGATCATCACCAGCACCGTCACCCCCGGCCTCGACGGCGGGCCCAAGCAGTCCAAGTCGATGAACAACTACGTGGGGCTGTGCGCCGCACCGGACGAGAAGTTCGGGCGGTTGATGACACTGCAGGACGAGCTCGTGGGTCTGTGGGCGCGCGTCTACTCGGATCTGCCGCTCGCCGTCACCGAGGAGCTGGGCGGACGTGCTCTGGCCGGTGGCATCGCAGCGCGCGACGCGAAGCTCGATCTCGCCGAGGCGATCGTCCGCCGCCACGACGGGGCATCCGCGGCACGACGCAGCCGCGAGGAGTTCCTCCGCATCTTCTCCCTGAAGGAGCAGCCGCAGGAGATGGCGCCGCTGGCGCTGGGCGGGAAGGCGATGACGGCGCTCGAGATGGTGACGACGGCTCGCCCCGAGCTCTCCCGCAGCCAGGCACGACGTCTCCTGGCCGGTGGCGGGGTCGAGTTGGATGGACGCCGCCTCACTCACCCCGAGGAAGTCCTCACACCCGTAGAGACGCAGGTCCTGCGGGCAGGGAGACGTCGCTGGTTCCGGCTCGAGGGGGCCACCCCCGAGGAGCGCTTCTGA
- a CDS encoding OsmC family protein produces MLTDPAPDPAPRDADPALYTARVENTGGTSGRVLVHDAHAVELGTAQLEEGEEITLPTGGPQPSASGFNPEQFLAMAWSTCLGETLRVVLTEHGLDLESSVSVEMGLHRDPAGGFRFVPRALVHIDSLAPDRALELAEAAHARCPVSKLLRGQGAADVELGIRP; encoded by the coding sequence GTGCTGACCGACCCCGCTCCCGATCCCGCTCCGCGAGATGCCGATCCCGCGCTGTACACCGCTCGCGTCGAGAACACCGGCGGCACCTCAGGCCGGGTGCTGGTGCACGATGCCCACGCCGTCGAGCTGGGGACCGCGCAGCTGGAGGAGGGCGAGGAGATCACTCTGCCGACGGGTGGGCCCCAGCCCTCCGCGAGCGGTTTCAACCCCGAGCAGTTCCTGGCGATGGCCTGGAGCACCTGCCTCGGGGAGACGCTGCGGGTGGTGCTCACCGAGCACGGCCTGGACCTGGAGAGCTCGGTGAGCGTCGAGATGGGGCTGCACCGGGACCCGGCGGGTGGTTTCCGCTTCGTCCCCCGGGCTCTGGTGCACATCGACTCCCTGGCCCCGGATCGGGCGCTAGAGCTGGCCGAGGCCGCACACGCGCGCTGCCCCGTCTCCAAGCTGCTGCGGGGGCAGGGCGCGGCTGACGTGGAGCTGGGGATCCGGCCCTGA
- a CDS encoding methionine ABC transporter ATP-binding protein, with amino-acid sequence MIALSHVTKSFPQGRSAVTALQDVSLQIQDHELFGIVGESGSGKSTLLRLINHLEAPTSGTVLVDGQDLGALSPRELRVRRRGIGMVFQQFNLLANSTVFDNVARPLRLQRRREPDTVMQMLDFVKMAGHRHKHPSQLSGGEKQRVAIARALSTRPQILLCDEPTSALDAGTTEEVMAILRDVRERFGTTIVLVSHELDVIKSSCDRAAVLAGGHLAALTEVTPPPLRRGAGSYAERATEFLA; translated from the coding sequence ATGATCGCACTGAGCCACGTCACCAAGAGCTTCCCGCAGGGGCGCTCCGCAGTGACCGCTCTTCAGGACGTCAGCCTGCAGATCCAGGACCACGAGCTGTTCGGCATCGTGGGCGAATCCGGTTCGGGCAAGTCCACGCTGCTGCGGCTGATCAACCACCTCGAGGCCCCGACCTCGGGGACCGTGCTGGTGGACGGCCAGGATCTCGGCGCCCTGTCCCCGCGTGAGCTGCGCGTGCGGCGGCGCGGCATCGGCATGGTGTTCCAGCAGTTCAACCTGCTCGCGAACTCGACCGTCTTCGACAACGTCGCCCGGCCCCTGCGGCTGCAACGCCGTCGCGAGCCGGACACCGTGATGCAGATGCTCGACTTCGTGAAGATGGCAGGCCACCGCCACAAGCACCCCAGCCAGCTCTCCGGCGGGGAGAAGCAGCGGGTGGCGATCGCACGCGCCCTGTCCACCCGGCCGCAGATCCTGCTGTGCGACGAGCCGACCTCGGCGCTGGACGCCGGCACCACGGAGGAGGTGATGGCGATCCTGCGCGATGTGCGCGAGCGCTTCGGCACCACCATCGTGCTGGTCAGCCACGAGCTGGACGTCATCAAGTCCTCCTGCGACCGGGCCGCCGTGCTCGCCGGCGGCCACCTCGCCGCCCTCACCGAGGTGACCCCTCCCCCGCTGCGGCGGGGTGCCGGCTCCTACGCCGAGCGCGCCACGGAGTTCCTGGCATGA
- a CDS encoding methionine ABC transporter permease: MNVLLARLGEYRGEIITSILETGIMIGNSLIAALLVGLPIGTLLYLARPAGPYPRPWLHRVLNVYVNVVRSVPFLLFVVALIPFTRWLVGTSFGTTAASVPLAFVAAALYARFSEQTLLDVPEQTVELARSLGAGPLQLISLFLYPEARSGLVLSLTTVTISMVSYSTIMGVVGGGGVGDFAIRYGYQTYEYDLMYTTILLMILAVMAIQGAGTLLARIIDKRAR; the protein is encoded by the coding sequence ATGAACGTCCTGCTGGCCCGCTTGGGCGAATACCGCGGCGAGATCATCACCTCGATCCTCGAGACCGGGATCATGATCGGCAACTCCCTGATCGCCGCTCTGCTCGTGGGCCTGCCGATCGGGACCCTGCTTTACCTCGCCCGACCTGCGGGACCGTACCCGCGGCCGTGGCTGCACCGGGTGCTGAACGTGTACGTGAACGTGGTGCGCTCGGTGCCCTTCCTGCTGTTCGTGGTGGCGCTGATCCCCTTCACGCGCTGGCTGGTGGGCACCTCTTTCGGCACCACCGCCGCCTCCGTGCCGCTGGCCTTCGTGGCCGCCGCGCTGTACGCCCGCTTCTCCGAGCAGACCCTGCTGGACGTGCCCGAGCAGACCGTCGAGCTGGCCCGTTCCCTGGGTGCGGGGCCGCTGCAGCTGATCAGCCTGTTCCTGTACCCCGAGGCCCGCTCCGGCCTGGTGCTGAGCCTGACCACGGTGACGATCTCGATGGTCAGCTACTCCACGATCATGGGCGTCGTCGGCGGCGGCGGGGTGGGTGACTTCGCGATCCGGTACGGCTACCAGACCTACGAGTACGACCTCATGTACACCACCATCCTCCTCATGATCCTGGCCGTGATGGCCATCCAGGGAGCGGGCACCCTGCTTGCCCGCATCATCGACAAGCGGGCGCGCTGA
- a CDS encoding MetQ/NlpA family ABC transporter substrate-binding protein, which translates to MKRRTFALTALAGTTTLALAGCGAGGAAGNEEADTVIKVASHLPPMTDVVTLAGDVAAEEGFTVELVQVSDNVQYNRLLADGEVDANFAQHGPYMEAFNEAHDEHLALLDGIYDAKVGFYSKAYDDIEQLPDGAKVAIPNDLTNEGRALAILHGQGLITLPEEAGFEGHVDEIVDNPLSLEFVQIDLLNLPSAYDEEGMALVYSYPSYIAKVGQTPADALFLEELVDKRFTISLVAREDNQDSEKIQVLRRAMTSDAVRDFLEDEHSATLLPAF; encoded by the coding sequence ATGAAGCGACGCACCTTCGCCCTGACCGCCCTCGCCGGGACCACCACGCTCGCCCTCGCCGGCTGCGGTGCCGGCGGGGCCGCGGGCAACGAGGAGGCGGACACGGTCATCAAGGTCGCCTCCCATCTGCCGCCGATGACCGACGTGGTCACGCTCGCCGGCGACGTCGCCGCCGAGGAGGGATTCACGGTGGAGCTGGTGCAGGTCAGCGACAACGTGCAGTACAACCGGCTGCTGGCCGATGGCGAGGTCGACGCGAACTTCGCCCAGCACGGGCCGTACATGGAGGCGTTCAACGAGGCGCACGACGAGCATCTGGCGCTGCTGGACGGCATCTACGACGCGAAGGTCGGCTTCTACTCCAAGGCCTACGACGACATCGAGCAGCTCCCCGACGGCGCGAAGGTCGCGATCCCGAACGACCTCACCAATGAGGGTCGGGCCCTCGCGATCCTGCACGGGCAGGGCCTGATCACCCTGCCCGAGGAGGCCGGTTTCGAAGGGCACGTGGACGAGATCGTCGACAACCCGCTCTCCCTCGAGTTCGTGCAGATCGACCTGCTGAACCTGCCCTCCGCCTACGACGAGGAGGGTATGGCGCTGGTCTACAGCTATCCCTCCTACATCGCGAAGGTGGGCCAGACCCCGGCCGACGCGCTCTTCCTCGAGGAGCTCGTGGACAAGCGCTTCACGATCTCGTTGGTGGCGCGGGAGGACAACCAGGACTCCGAGAAGATCCAGGTGCTGCGCCGGGCGATGACCAGCGACGCCGTGCGCGACTTCCTCGAGGACGAGCACAGCGCCACCCTGCTGCCCGCCTTCTGA